The following is a genomic window from Pseudomonas sp. FP2335.
GAGCGAAATGGCCGGCTGGGATTACTTTGAAATCGACCCGTTTACCGCCGGGGTGGTGACCCTGGGCTTTATCTACGGCGCGTATTTCACCGAGAACTTCCGCGGCGCGATCCTCAGCGTACCCGTCGGCCAACTGGAAGCGGCCACCGCCTACGGCCTGAGTCGCTGGCAGCGCTTCCATCTGGTGCTGTTCCCGCAACTGATGCGCTTTGCCCTGCCGGGCCTGGGCAATAACTGGCTGGTGCTGCTCAAGTCCACCGCGCTGGTGTCGATCATCGGCCTGTCGGATCTGGTCAAGGCCGCGCAAAACGCCGGCAAGACCACCAACGAGCCGTTGTATTTCCTGATCCTCGCGGGCCTGGTCTATCTGGTGATCACCACCCTGTCCAACCGCATCTTCAAGCGCCTCGAACGGCGCTACAACCTCGGCATCAAGGGGATGGCGCGATGATCGAACTGTTCCAGCAATACGGCCTGGCCTACCTGTTCAGCGATGGCGCGGGGTTGTCCGGCGTGGCCATGACCCTGTGGTTGTTCATCATCTCGGTGGTGTTCGGCTTTTGCCTGTCGATCCCCCTGGCGCTCGCGCGGGTCTCGGAGCACTTCTGGCTGCGCTGGCCGGTGGAGGTCTACACCTACCTGTTTCGCGGCACACCGCTGTATATCCAACTGCTGATTTGCTACACCGGGCTGTACAGCCTGGAGGTGGTGCAGGACAACGCGCTGCTCAACCAGTTTTTCCGCAACGCGCTGAACTGCACCCTGCTGGCGTTTGTGCTGAACACCTGCGCCTACACCGTGGAAATCTTCGCCGGGGCAATCCGCAATATTCCTCACGGCGAAATCGAAGCGGCCCGCGCCTACGGCCTGCACGGCTGGCGGCTGAACCTGTTTGTGGTGGTGCCCGCCGCACTGCGCCGTGCATTGCCGGCCTACAGCAATGAAATGATCCTGATGCTGCACGCCACTTCCCTGGCGTTTACCGCCACCGTCGCCGACATCCTCAAGGTGGCCCGCGACGCCAATGCCGAGACGTTCCTCACGTTCCAGGCCTTTGGCATCGCCGCCCTGCTCTACATGCTGCTGTCCTTTGCACTGGTGGGCCTGTTC
Proteins encoded in this region:
- a CDS encoding ABC transporter permease, translating into MNEFLNLQGYGPMLAQGAWMTLKLAFLALALSLVLGLIAAGAKLSSVRWLRVPATLYTTLIRSVPDLVLILLIFYSLQLWLNDLSEMAGWDYFEIDPFTAGVVTLGFIYGAYFTENFRGAILSVPVGQLEAATAYGLSRWQRFHLVLFPQLMRFALPGLGNNWLVLLKSTALVSIIGLSDLVKAAQNAGKTTNEPLYFLILAGLVYLVITTLSNRIFKRLERRYNLGIKGMAR
- a CDS encoding ABC transporter permease; the protein is MIELFQQYGLAYLFSDGAGLSGVAMTLWLFIISVVFGFCLSIPLALARVSEHFWLRWPVEVYTYLFRGTPLYIQLLICYTGLYSLEVVQDNALLNQFFRNALNCTLLAFVLNTCAYTVEIFAGAIRNIPHGEIEAARAYGLHGWRLNLFVVVPAALRRALPAYSNEMILMLHATSLAFTATVADILKVARDANAETFLTFQAFGIAALLYMLLSFALVGLFRLAERRWMRFLVPTRG